In Moorella sp. Hama-1, a single genomic region encodes these proteins:
- the pyrF gene encoding orotidine-5'-phosphate decarboxylase: MLAKDKIIVALDVPDLAAGEKLVDQLSPYAGMFKVGLEFFTAAGPAAVRMVKERGGRVFADLKFHDIPNTVAGAARALVRLGVDMLNVHAAGGKAMLQAAAAAVREEAAALNRPAPVIIAVTVLTSLDREALREEVGIEREVEEQVARWALLAREAGLDGVVASPREIRVIREACGPEFVIVTPGVRPAGSDRGDQRRVMTPTEALREGASYLVIGRPITAAPDPIAAARAIAADIAGVGR, translated from the coding sequence ATGCTTGCCAAGGACAAAATAATCGTCGCCCTGGATGTTCCCGACCTGGCTGCCGGGGAAAAGCTGGTGGACCAGCTTTCCCCCTACGCCGGCATGTTTAAAGTCGGCCTGGAGTTTTTCACCGCCGCCGGGCCGGCGGCCGTCCGGATGGTCAAGGAGCGTGGTGGCCGGGTATTTGCCGACCTGAAGTTCCACGACATCCCCAACACCGTGGCCGGAGCGGCGCGGGCCCTGGTGCGCCTGGGCGTGGATATGCTCAACGTTCACGCCGCCGGCGGCAAGGCCATGCTGCAGGCGGCCGCCGCCGCCGTCCGGGAGGAGGCCGCGGCCTTAAACCGCCCGGCGCCGGTAATAATCGCGGTCACTGTTTTGACCAGCCTGGATAGGGAAGCTTTACGGGAAGAAGTGGGCATCGAGAGGGAAGTAGAGGAGCAGGTGGCCCGCTGGGCTCTCCTGGCCCGGGAGGCCGGCCTGGACGGCGTGGTGGCTTCGCCCCGGGAGATCCGGGTCATCAGGGAGGCCTGCGGTCCGGAGTTCGTCATCGTAACCCCAGGCGTGCGCCCGGCCGGGTCCGACCGGGGCGACCAGCGCCGGGTCATGACCCCGACCGAGGCCCTGCGGGAGGGCGCCTCCTACCTGGTCATCGGCCGGCCCATCACCGCCGCCCCCGACCCCATCGCCGCCGCCCGGGCCATCGCAGCGGACATAGCCGGGGTGGGACGATAA
- a CDS encoding Rqc2 family fibronectin-binding protein, giving the protein MAFDGLFLAAISAELSGLTGSRVDRVFQPEKETVILHLRKGRDTRKLLLCSLADQARVHLTTAGFTNPPTPPLFCMVLRKHLEGGILTAVEQPGLERVLKLHFNTTDELGRQAPRLLLIEIMGKHSNIILLNPEGCIIDAARRYTHAVSRHREVLPGRPYVPPPAQDKADPRKLDDEAFTCLLYEGNWGDPLERLLVNRLAGLGPETAREIIHRAGLPAGVTLEGCGAYEVNRLYQALGEVLAATNPAAWKPEVILRPEGEPLAFASFELHQYQGLPREHPATPGAACDYFYSRRRERQLLEGSRRNLEHVLEKESKRCRKKEGLQAATVAEAAGAENLRLAGEIITANIYRLEKGQASLTAANFYDPGGEPVTIELDPSRTPAENAQQYFNRYNKAKHAARLAAAQLEQTRAEIAYLESIAQAVSMAATRDDLEEIRRELRQAGYLPEEREKQKPGKKAAKPEGRKPSRPLEFTSPDGFKILVGKNNRQNDWLTLKQAADDDLWLHAKDIPGSHVIIRTGGREVPATTLETAARLAARYSRAGQSSRVPVDYTLVKHVRKPPGARPGMVTYDHQRTLYVTPAE; this is encoded by the coding sequence ATGGCATTTGATGGCCTTTTCCTGGCAGCTATCAGCGCAGAACTATCCGGCCTTACCGGCAGCCGGGTGGACCGCGTCTTTCAACCGGAAAAGGAGACCGTTATCCTCCACCTGCGTAAAGGTCGCGACACCAGGAAGCTACTTCTTTGCAGCCTGGCCGACCAGGCCCGGGTGCACCTGACGACGGCCGGTTTTACCAATCCCCCCACCCCGCCCCTTTTCTGCATGGTCCTGCGCAAGCACCTGGAAGGGGGTATTTTGACGGCCGTCGAGCAGCCGGGCCTGGAGCGGGTGTTGAAACTCCACTTTAACACCACCGACGAGCTGGGACGGCAGGCTCCCCGCCTGTTGTTAATCGAGATCATGGGCAAGCACTCCAACATCATCCTGCTCAACCCGGAAGGCTGTATCATCGACGCCGCTCGCCGCTACACCCATGCCGTCAGCCGCCACCGGGAGGTCCTGCCCGGCCGGCCCTACGTCCCGCCGCCGGCCCAGGACAAGGCCGATCCCCGAAAACTCGACGACGAGGCTTTCACTTGCCTCCTCTATGAGGGTAACTGGGGCGATCCCCTGGAGCGCCTGCTGGTAAACAGGCTGGCCGGCCTGGGGCCGGAAACGGCCCGGGAGATTATCCACCGCGCCGGTCTGCCGGCCGGGGTGACCCTGGAAGGCTGCGGCGCGTATGAGGTGAACCGCCTCTACCAGGCCCTGGGAGAGGTGCTGGCGGCCACCAATCCTGCCGCCTGGAAGCCGGAGGTCATCCTCCGGCCGGAGGGGGAACCCCTGGCCTTCGCCTCCTTTGAGCTCCACCAGTACCAGGGGCTTCCCCGGGAGCACCCGGCCACTCCGGGCGCCGCCTGTGATTACTTCTACTCCCGCCGCCGGGAGCGCCAGCTCCTGGAGGGCTCCCGGCGCAATCTGGAGCATGTCCTGGAAAAGGAATCAAAGCGCTGCCGCAAAAAGGAAGGCCTCCAGGCCGCCACCGTGGCCGAAGCCGCCGGGGCGGAAAATTTGCGCCTGGCCGGGGAGATCATCACCGCCAATATCTACCGCCTTGAAAAGGGCCAGGCCAGCCTGACGGCAGCCAATTTCTACGACCCGGGCGGCGAGCCCGTCACCATCGAGCTCGACCCTTCCCGCACCCCGGCGGAAAACGCCCAGCAGTACTTCAACCGTTACAACAAGGCCAAGCACGCCGCCCGCCTGGCCGCCGCCCAACTGGAACAAACCAGGGCCGAAATAGCCTACCTGGAGAGCATCGCCCAGGCCGTCAGCATGGCCGCCACCAGGGACGACCTGGAAGAGATCCGCCGGGAATTGCGCCAGGCCGGATACCTGCCCGAGGAAAGGGAGAAACAAAAACCCGGTAAAAAGGCCGCGAAACCAGAAGGGCGTAAGCCCTCCCGGCCCCTGGAGTTTACTTCCCCGGACGGTTTCAAGATCCTGGTGGGCAAAAACAACCGCCAGAACGACTGGCTGACCCTGAAACAGGCCGCGGATGACGACCTCTGGCTCCACGCCAAGGATATCCCCGGTTCCCACGTCATTATCCGCACCGGGGGCCGGGAGGTGCCCGCTACCACCCTGGAAACGGCCGCCCGCCTGGCGGCCCGCTACAGCCGCGCCGGCCAATCCAGCCGGGTGCCGGTAGATTACACCCTGGTGAAACACGTCCGGAAGCCCCCCGGCGCCAGGCCGGGCATGGTCACCTACGACCACCAGCGTACCCTTTATGTCACGCCGGCGGAGTAG
- a CDS encoding cation-translocating P-type ATPase yields the protein MQSRPWYQFSPAEALGELKSDARKGLATAEARRRLEEKGPNQLQARPGVPPYMLFLAQFQDLMVLVLLAATVISAFLGEVADAITIIAIVVINAILGFIQEYRAERSLEALKEMAAPEARVRRDGEVRRVPAREIVPGDILLLESGDRVAADALILSATGFQADEAALTGESTPVTKEPGPLAGHVNLGDRRNMVHQGTVITGGRGIALVVATGMATEFGKIAGLLQEVEAEETPLQKRLASLGRWLVLACLAICAAVVVTGTLRGEDLYGMFLAGVSLAVAAIPEGLPAIVTVCLALGVQKMVQRSAIIRKLPAVETLGCATVICSDKTGTLTQNQMTVRQAWAGGRSFSVSGTGYKPQGEYKEKGQRVNIKGDLQMLLTIAAQCNNAQLQKAGLGIGGWLRGGNGRSPNGTGGRNGFLSQLFGSRDEDSWSISGDPTEGALLVAAAKGGLWRERLEREEPRLAEIPFDSERKRMSVICRSGQGLRAYVKGAPDVILDLCGAILLDGQVVPLDAAWRQEIRAQNEAMAGQALRVLALAYSDLPAGTELQPDRVERDLVLVGLMGMLDPPRPEAAAAIQLCRQAGIKVVMITGDHQITARAVARELGLPAAEEGVLNGRQLDAMDDAELARVAPGVNVYARVSPHHKLRLVRALKANGQIVAMTGDGVNDAPAVKEADIGIAMGKSGTDVTREAAAMILADDNFATIVAAIEEGRGIYDNIRKFIRYLLSCNIGEVMTMFVAAVSGLPLPLLPIQILWMNLVTDGLPAMALGVDNKEPDLMKRPPHPPGESVFARGLGWSMAIMGFEIGLATLAVFILGLYLGDGDLPTARTLAFTTLVMAQLFAVFECRSEHLSPFAVGYFSNPYLVAAVAISLTMQLLVLYLPPLQAVFKTVPLNLFQWGIILLAAGWRTLLGGLNYYLVAPVRRLVWEK from the coding sequence ATGCAGTCACGACCATGGTATCAGTTTAGTCCTGCTGAGGCCCTGGGGGAGCTAAAATCCGATGCCAGGAAGGGCCTGGCCACGGCCGAGGCCCGGCGGCGCCTGGAAGAAAAGGGGCCCAACCAGCTTCAGGCCCGGCCGGGAGTCCCGCCGTACATGTTATTTCTGGCTCAATTTCAGGACCTCATGGTCCTGGTCCTCCTGGCGGCTACCGTTATCTCGGCCTTCCTGGGGGAAGTGGCCGATGCCATTACCATAATAGCCATTGTCGTTATTAACGCCATCCTGGGCTTTATCCAGGAATACCGGGCTGAGCGTTCCCTGGAGGCCTTGAAGGAAATGGCGGCACCGGAGGCCCGGGTGCGGCGGGATGGCGAGGTACGCCGGGTGCCGGCGCGGGAGATAGTGCCCGGGGACATCCTGCTCCTGGAGAGCGGCGACCGGGTGGCCGCCGATGCTCTGATCCTCAGTGCCACCGGCTTTCAGGCTGATGAAGCGGCCCTGACAGGAGAATCAACGCCGGTAACGAAAGAGCCCGGCCCCCTGGCGGGGCACGTCAATTTGGGCGACCGGCGCAATATGGTCCATCAGGGTACGGTCATTACCGGCGGCCGGGGGATAGCCTTGGTGGTGGCTACCGGCATGGCTACCGAATTCGGCAAGATCGCCGGCCTGCTCCAGGAGGTGGAGGCCGAAGAGACACCCCTGCAAAAACGCCTGGCCTCCCTGGGGCGCTGGCTGGTCCTGGCCTGCCTGGCCATCTGCGCGGCGGTGGTTGTCACCGGGACCCTGCGGGGCGAGGACCTCTACGGGATGTTCCTGGCCGGGGTCAGCCTGGCGGTGGCGGCCATACCCGAGGGCCTGCCGGCCATTGTCACCGTTTGCCTGGCTTTAGGAGTGCAAAAGATGGTCCAGCGCAGCGCCATCATCCGTAAGCTACCGGCGGTAGAAACCCTGGGTTGCGCTACGGTGATCTGCTCCGATAAAACCGGTACCCTGACCCAGAACCAGATGACCGTCCGCCAGGCCTGGGCCGGGGGACGTAGTTTCTCCGTCAGCGGGACAGGCTACAAGCCCCAGGGGGAATATAAAGAAAAGGGCCAGAGGGTAAATATCAAGGGCGACCTGCAGATGCTCCTAACGATAGCCGCCCAGTGCAATAACGCCCAACTGCAGAAAGCCGGGCTGGGCATCGGTGGCTGGCTGCGTGGTGGTAATGGCCGCTCCCCCAACGGGACCGGCGGGCGTAATGGTTTTTTGAGTCAGCTCTTTGGTAGCCGTGACGAAGATAGCTGGAGCATTAGCGGTGACCCGACGGAGGGCGCCCTGCTGGTGGCGGCCGCCAAGGGGGGCCTCTGGCGGGAAAGACTGGAACGGGAGGAACCCCGGCTGGCCGAAATCCCCTTTGATTCGGAGCGTAAACGGATGAGCGTCATCTGCCGGTCAGGCCAGGGTTTAAGGGCCTACGTTAAAGGCGCCCCGGACGTGATCCTCGACCTCTGCGGTGCCATCCTCCTGGACGGGCAGGTCGTGCCCCTGGACGCCGCCTGGCGCCAGGAAATCCGGGCGCAGAACGAGGCTATGGCCGGTCAGGCCCTGCGGGTGCTGGCCCTGGCTTACAGTGATCTGCCTGCGGGAACGGAGCTCCAACCGGACAGGGTAGAAAGGGATCTGGTCCTGGTAGGGTTAATGGGTATGCTGGACCCGCCCCGGCCGGAAGCGGCGGCGGCGATTCAGCTCTGCCGCCAGGCGGGGATCAAGGTGGTCATGATTACCGGCGACCACCAGATTACTGCTCGGGCTGTGGCCCGGGAGCTGGGTCTGCCGGCTGCAGAAGAGGGGGTTTTAAACGGCCGGCAGCTGGATGCCATGGATGATGCCGAACTCGCCCGGGTAGCACCAGGAGTGAATGTCTATGCCCGGGTCTCGCCCCACCATAAACTGCGCCTGGTGCGGGCCCTCAAGGCCAACGGCCAGATCGTCGCCATGACCGGGGACGGCGTTAACGACGCCCCGGCCGTTAAAGAGGCCGATATCGGCATCGCCATGGGTAAAAGCGGCACCGACGTCACCCGGGAGGCCGCGGCCATGATCCTGGCCGACGACAACTTCGCCACCATTGTGGCTGCCATTGAAGAAGGGCGCGGTATCTATGACAACATCCGTAAATTTATCCGCTATCTCCTGTCCTGTAATATTGGCGAGGTCATGACCATGTTTGTTGCCGCCGTCAGTGGTTTGCCCCTGCCGCTGCTGCCCATCCAGATCCTCTGGATGAACCTGGTCACCGACGGTTTGCCGGCCATGGCCCTGGGGGTGGATAACAAGGAACCAGATCTTATGAAGCGGCCCCCCCACCCGCCGGGAGAAAGCGTCTTTGCCCGGGGTTTGGGATGGAGTATGGCCATAATGGGTTTCGAGATCGGCCTGGCCACCCTGGCCGTCTTTATCCTGGGCCTGTACCTGGGGGACGGTGATTTGCCGACCGCCCGGACCCTGGCCTTTACTACCTTGGTAATGGCCCAGCTTTTTGCCGTCTTTGAATGCCGCTCCGAGCATCTTTCGCCCTTCGCAGTAGGTTATTTTTCCAACCCTTATCTGGTTGCGGCCGTAGCCATCTCTCTGACCATGCAGCTCCTGGTCCTCTACCTACCGCCTTTGCAGGCCGTATTTAAGACCGTTCCTTTGAATTTGTTCCAATGGGGGATTATCCTGCTGGCGGCCGGCTGGCGGACCCTTCTGGGGGGACTCAATTACTACCTGGTGGCCCCGGTCCGGCGCCTGGTCTGGGAAAAATGA